Part of the Procambarus clarkii isolate CNS0578487 chromosome 20, FALCON_Pclarkii_2.0, whole genome shotgun sequence genome, tactactatttttGGTCCTCCTATtgacatggtgcctgttatgtagtctctgaatcacttGCAGCACaggatgaccatctccttgaagctccattcctttgtcattagtagggccactccacctcctccccttccttccctctctttccttaatacagtgtagtcctggggaaacacggcatttgcTATGATtcttgagagttttgtttctgagaGTCCGATTAcacctgggttcacttcttgtgctctttcccttagttcacttgccttgcatgtgatcccatctatgttcgagtacatcaccctgaaactgactctcttctgtcctttctcagattCTGTTGCTTCCCATGAAACAGGGAAACAGGGCGGGACCGGGATGGAAGGGcctatgaagggggacctgggggatctggggtgtgtgggggtctaggaggatctggtacgggggtgGGCGGGTGTAGAAGGAAGGGTTTGGGGGGAAGGTTGGTGAGgaaagagggcttgggggtggggaggagggggtggcttggagggtgagagggggaagcttgggggagtgggtgagaaggggaggctttggggagtgtgggagaaggggaggcttgagtgggtatgggaggagggagggctcgggggatggggggggggaatggcgAGCTTGGGGGGCATAAAAGGAAGGAGAGCTTGGGGTGGGGAGGTTGGGGAAAAGGGAGTGCTGAAGGgaatgaggaagaagggagggcttaggagagtggggggagaatggagggtttAGGAGGGTGGGGGATACAGGAGGGTTTAAGGGGGGTGGGAGACAATGGAGGACTTGGGGTGAAGGAGaatggagggcatgggggattagggagggcttggggggtggggaagaCGGGAGATCCTGGGTaggaggggagtgggggagggtatCCAAGGTGGGCCCATTGAgcaccaggggttggggcaggtagggcatctattgagtggaggatgggggaggtgcttctctcactgtgtctgttgagcTGCTTATGGAGGGTTCCCCTCTcctctctgggattgtagggctcggAGTTGTGGCTCCCAGATTTCTTTATTTCTCCCTGCGCTCCCTCCTCGCGgctgctgccctcattctctcgtccctgtcatatccctctgcaggaatactttttcgcatttctgtacatttgctagtctgctcttccttgctaacaagtcCTGTTTTGTTCTCTCGCTCGTGAATACcatctttatcactcggtctctgtccttgttgtactgtccgatcctgaaaaccttttcaatattttggtcagccctctccatctttacccccttaaggatctcattaacttcatatttgtccttgtctctcctttccactggcctggtccctgtttgctccttaatgcctactattactacCTCTCTTTTTTCGCTCTATCAGCTGGATAGTACATCCAGCTacttcctgagaagaagccacttcctTGGCAACTTCCCTAACAGCAGACCTAGCTTCTGGGGTCTTTTTAAACaattctgcaaatgagggttgtttTGTAGATGTCCCCTAAACAGTAGCATCACCATCTTCTTGAGGgatggtttgtgtctggtattggggagaagtctccttcaggcttcttatctccttctttgctgcccttagttcatcctgcaggttggttactCATTACCCTCAATCCTTCATGGAATTCattccacatttgctggaatgttACCCTAATCCATGCTTCCTGTTCCTccccatcctctgagtttgtcCCTACCATGTTTGTCTCCCTGCGGTTGCTTCCCCGAGTTAGTCTCCCTGTCATGTTtttttccctatgagagagatagaagggaggagagagagggggagagagaagggggggagagagagagagagagagatgagagagaaagtggtgggtgagagagagataagagagaaggcgggagagagagatgaaagagaaggaaggaaggatattatcaggggaaagcgccaacaagccattatgactatatagaacttggaaagggtcaggataaggatttgggatgggacgggggagggaggaatggtacccaaccacttggacggtcagggattgaacaccgacctgcatgaagcgagaccgtcgctctaccgtttaaTCCAAGTTTAATCcaattagagtttaatccaagcaaatgtaatgtaatgaagataggggtaggaagcaggagaccagacacaaggtatcacttgggagatgaaatacttcaagagtccgagagagagaaagacctgggggttgatatcacgccagacctgtcccctgatgctcacatcaagaggataacatcagcagcatatgccaggttggctaacataagaacggcctttagaaacttgtgtaaggaatcttccagaacattatataccacatatgtcagaccaatcctggagtatgcggcaacagcatggagtccatatctagtcaagcataagactaaaatggaaaaggttcaaaggtttgccaccagactagtacccgagctgagaggtatgagctacgaggagagactacgggaattaaacctcacttcgttggaagacagaagagttaggggggacatgatcaccacattcaagatcctcaagggaattgacagggttgataaagacaggctgtttaacacaaggggcacacgcactaggggacacaggtggaaactgagtgcccaaatgagccacagagatattagaaagaacttttttagtgtcagagtggttgacaaatggaatgcattaggaagtgatgtggtggaggctgactctatacacagtgtcaagtgtagatataatagagcccaataggctcaggaacctgtacacctgttgatagacagttgagaggcgggaccaaagagccagagctcaacccccgcaagcacaactaggtgagtacaactaggtgagtaccgtccaacccaagtggttggtgaaagaaagatgagagagagagagagagagagagagagagagagagagacagagacagagagacagagacagagagacagacagagacagagagacagagacagagagacagagtgagagagagagagagagagagagagagagagagagagagagagagagagagagagagagagagagagagagagaaagagagacagagacagagacagagacagagacagagacagagacagagacagagagacagagacagagacagagacagagacagagacagagacagagacagagagagagacagagacagagagacagagacagagacagagacagagacagagacagagacagagagacagagacagagacagagacagagacagagagagagagagagagagagagagagagagacagagacagagacagagacagagagagagagagagagagagagagagagagagggagagagagagagggagagagagagagagagagagagagagagagagagagagggagagagagagggagagagagagggagagagagagggagagggagagagggggagagggagagagagagggagagagagagggagagagagagagagagagagagagagagagagagagagagagagagagagagagagagagagagagagagagagagagagagagagagagagagggagagagagagagagagagagagggagagagagagagggagagagagagagagagagagagagagagagagggagagagagagagagagagagagggagagagagagagagggagagagagagagggagggagagagagagagagagagagagagagagagagagagagagagagagagagagagagagagagagagagagagagagagagagagagagagagagagagggagagagagagagggagagagagagagggagagagagagagagaggagagagagagagagagagggagagagagagagagagagagagagagggagagagagagagggagagagagagggagagagagagagggagagagagagagggagagagagagagggagagagagagggagagagagaggtagagagagagagagagagagagagagagagagagagggagagagagagggagagagagagggagagagagagagagagagagagagagagagagagagagagagggagagagagagagggagagagagagagagagagagagagagagagagagagagagagagagagagagagagggagagagagagggagagagagagggagagagagagggagagagagagagagagagagagagagagagggagagagagagggagagagagagggagagagagagagagagggagagagagagagagagagagagagagagagagagagagagagagagagagagagagagagagagagagagagagagagagagagagagagagagagagagagagagagagagagagagagagagagagagagagagagagggagagagagagggagagagagagagagggagagagagagagagagagagagagagagagagagagagagagagagagggagagagagagggagagagagagggagagagagagagggagagagagagagagagagagagagagagagagagagagagagagagagggagagagagagggagagagagagggagagagagagagagagagagagagagagagagagagagagagagagagagagagagagagagagagagagagagagagagagagagagagggagggagagagagagggagagagagagagagagagagagagagagagagagagagagagagagagagagagagagagagagagagagagagagagagagagagagagagagagagagagagagagagagagagagagagagagagagagagagagagagagagagagacctgttaACTTTCTTCCCTTTGTTGGTTATGATACACACTATGTACAGATGTTTCGGGTGTCGTCCCGGTCAAGCTAAGCTGCTCAGTCACAAATGTTCCGGGTGTCGTCCCGGTCAAGCTAAGCTTCTCTGTCACAAATGTTCCGGGTGTCGTCCCGGTCAAGCTAAGCTGCTCATCACAGATGTTCCGGGTGTCGTCCCGGTCAAGCTAAGCTGCTCAGTCACAAATGTTCCGGGTGTCGTCCCGGTCAAGCTAAGCTTCTCTGTCACAAATGTTCCGGGTGTCGTCCCGGTCAAGCTAAGCTTCTCAGTCACAAATGTTCCGGGTGTCGTCCCGGTCAAGCTAAGCTTCTCAGTCACAGATGTTCCGGGTGTCGTCCCGGTCAAGCTAAGCTGCTCATCACAGATGTTCCGGGTGTCGTCCCGGTCAAGCTAAGCTGCTCAGTCACAAATGTTCCGGGTGTCGTCCCGGTCAAGCTAAGCTTCTCTGTCACAAATGTTCCGGGTGTCGTCCCGGTCAAGCTAAGCTTCTCAGTCACAAATGTTCCGGGTGTCGTCCCGGTCAAGCTAAGCTTCTCAGTCACAGATGTTCCGGGTGTCGTCCCGGTCAAGCTAAGCTTCTCAGTCACAAATGTTCCGGGTGTCGTCCCGGTCAAGCTAAGCTGCTCATCACAGATGTTCCGGGTGTCGTCCCGGTCAAGCTAAGCTGCTCATCACAGATGTTCCGGGTGTCGTCCCGGTCAAGCTTGGTTACTCACCAAGTTGGGCCAGTTACAGACGTTCCGGGTGTCGTCCCGGTCAAGCTTGGTTACTCACCAAGTTGGGCCAGTTACAGACGTTGCGGGTGTCGTCCCACACAAGTCCAGGAAAGCATTCCTTCTCGTAGGCCGTGCCACCCGAGCAGATACAGAACTTGGAGCAGTCTGTGGGCATGGGCAGGTACACGGAGTCGTACCCGTCCTGGGGAGGGCATTGCGCTGATACCTCTGGGTCGCAGGGCACACGGGGCTCCTCCGTGCCCAGGGGCCCGGCGTCCGCCACGCACCAAGCACCAGCCAGCAGCACGCACAAGCTCACCACGTACAGCGTCatattcccaggagcaacacacgcCACGCTCACCCGTGTCGACGTCTCACTGAAATACAAAACGTTTTCATTATCTAATTACTGGTGAAGTGTTGTTGGTATTGTGACCGCCAGTGGCGTACTGAGCCCTGGTAATGTTGGCTCTCCAATCCTGGTCGGCTAACACAGCTCTTagtgattaaatatatatatatatatatatatatatatatatatatatatatatatatatatatatatatatatatatatgtcgtacctagtagccagaacacacttctcagcctactatgcaaggcccgatttgcctaataagccaagttttcttgaattaatatattttctctaatttttttcttatgaaatgataaagctacccatttcattatgtatgaggtcaatttttttttattggagttaaaattaacgtagatatatgaccgaacctaaccaaccctacctaacctaacctaacctattttaataggttaggttaggtggccgaaaaagttaggttaggtcaggttaggtaggttaggtagtcgaaaaacaattaattcatgaaaacttgacatattaggcaaatcgggccttgcatagtaggctgagaagtgcgttctggctattaggtacgacatatatatatatatatatatatatatatatatatatatatatatatatatatatatatatatatatatatatatatatatatatatatatatatatatatatatatatgtgtgtgtgtgtgtgtgatgtttgcCAGGGACTTATTTTGCTAGGCTGCGTCTTTGTGTTTATGTTCtaaggtgcaggcgatgagtgacaataacgtggctgaagtatgttgaccagaccacacaggtgaaggtgtagggacgacgacgtttcggtccgtcctcgaccattctcaagttagattgtgacttgagaatggtccaggacggaccgaaacgtcgtcgtcccttcattttctagtgtgtggattggtcaatatGTTACAAGGTGTTACTCCTATAGTTGCCTCTCTTATTTGCTTCCGCTAAGAGTTCTCCTTGAAGGGAAGCTGTGGTGGTGATTTTATTTTGATTTCTGGATTGTGTCTATCGTCTAGTAGATTTTCTATCTCCAGTCTCTTCTGGTAAGGTCTTGGGCTGGCGAGGTAGTGGCAATTAAGTCCGAAGTTAAGGAGTTCTGCGTGTTCCTGCGTGGAATGTTAATGTCTGCAGGTTACAGTGAAACGAAAAATTTGTCAATGTCTACAGTTTACAATGGAAACAAAAAGTAGTCAATGTCTACAATTTACAATGAAACCAAAAAGTCGTCAATGTATACGGTTTACAATGGAACCAAATAGTCGTCAATGTCTGCAATTTACATAAGAACTAGTTCATTGCTGTTCCTTGCAGTTTACAACAGAACCAATAAATAGTCAATGCCATCACTTTCCAATAGAAACAATAACTTGTCAATGCTTGCAGCTTGCAACAGAACCAATAAATTGTTTACGCCTGCAGTTTACAGTAGAATCATTATATTTTCAATGTCTGTAGTTTACAGTAGAAACAACAACTTATCAGTGATTGcacttggacttgtacccaagactgactatgtaatgcatcagttatacaatgtatgttACGTAACTATAACCCgatcttgtaaaagcatctttatcaccttcagtggttaagtgcctaATAACATATtagtttctatagcagctatcttacattgtcaaagtaggagagacataattgtatatatgtatataaatgtatatgtatgtatgtgtatacaggatatgtggaagctggtcagaattgcatttcacatttgtaaacgcacattaatgaaacTATGTaaaaaagacacctcgaacactgtttatgtagacgTAAATAAATACACAGAcgaaaatctgtgtatttatatatggaggttagattagcattttaaaaaacactacgatcaccttctgtggttaattgttcaacagatcactgaactatatgtttaacacatctctaaccctgtccatggaggacaagagacaatgtatatatatgctggttagcattgtatatATGTGGCCAAGTCTGTTAGAGGAAAACAAATACTGCAGGTTACAATAGAACCGATAACTTGCCAATGGCAGCAGTTTACAGTTCAACCTGTAACTTTTCAATTCCTTGAGTATAACCAATAATTTGTCAATGCCTGTAGTTTACAACCAACCCAATAACTTGCCAATACTTTCAGTTTACAGTGAACCAATAATACATGCAGTTTACAGTGTACCAATAATACCTGCAGTTTACAGTGTACCAATAATACCTACAGTTTACAGTAAACCAATACTACCTACAGTTTACAGTGTACCAATAATACATACAGTTTACAGTAAACCAATAATACCTACAGTTTACAGTGTACCAATAATACCTACAGTTTACAGTGAACCAATAATACCTACAGTTTGCAGTGTACCAATAATACCCGCAGTTTACAGTGAACCAATAATACCTCCAGTTTGCAGTGTACCAATAATACCTGCAGTTGACAATAACCTTGACCATGACAGGAGTAAACAAAGGAGTCACTTACCGTGAATGAGACTGAGTGGAAGATGGACAGAGTACGGAGGGTGTTGGGCTATATATCtcagagtggggagggggggggggagacgcgcTCCACCTGCGCCTCATCTACCTGACAACTGTGTTCCACTCGCGCTACATgtgcaagttacagccccgctcctgtgccaggtaagtccactacgggctcaccatagcccgtgctacttggaaatttttgttcccagtagctgaatcttaaacaacaaacaactcgCGCTACTTGACAAATGTGTTCCACTCGCGCTACTTGACAAATGTGTTCCACTTGCGCTACTTGACAAATGTGTTTCATTTTTTAAACTCGCGACATTTGCTCACACTGGATCACCTCCCTAactgtgacagtgtgtgtgggctgAAGTTAGGTATACCCATTTGTACCTGCAAAATTGAatgtctgaacaaatccacaagggccgtgacgaggattcgaacctgcgtccgggagcatctcagacactgccttaatcgactgagctacgacagtgtctgggatgctcccggacgcaggttcgtatcctcgtcacggcccttgtggatttgttcatttgatgcatcacgttagtgtgatctctgtgtgtgttgaatgtctgtttgtctgtccgtCTGAAGTTGGTCAGTCGCTTGAGAATGCCCTcgtcaaactttgcagggtgactggcggGTGTTCGGGGATGGTCATAGTCGGCTCGGGGTCGACCTCCATGCTCCCTCTGGGGAAGCATTGAGGTGATTGTGTTGATTATTAATTCAAGGgattgtatttaattgtatttattacttatttattacttgtgagttgagtgtatttgtatattttattaTCACCAGTAATCTTTCCTTCACACTATTTTGTTTTGGGAAGGAGGGTTCATAATTTAGTTTATCACACCGTAATGGAACGGTTGATATAGTTTATCTTCTAAActgtaattaaatagttagtagtACTGCTACAAATGTTAGTTATAATTTAAAACAATTTCAGGTGATTCAGTAGTGTTGACCTGTGATCCAATATCAGAGTACTGTGACACGTGTACTCCAGTACAGGACATGTATTAATGGCGTCCGCGTggtcctgaggccagattcacgaagcagttacgcaagcacttacgaacatgcacatctttcctcaatgtttgacggctttggtcccatttagtaaacagtttacaaccatgaaaacttctcaatcaactgatgttattgttataaacagtctcctggtgcttcggagctcattacctgttaaataattgtaaacaaagccgccaaaaattgagaaaagatgtacaggttcgtaagtgcttgcgtaactgcttcgtgaatccggctcCTGGGATGTACCGGCTCAACTGATGGTTCATGCGGTCACAATTGACCTGCCAACAAGTAACACAGTAAAAACAGACGATAACGTGTAAAGCACAGGTGTTACACATATAATTTATGTAATTATTAATGAATAAACCTTACCCTCTCGGGAGGTGTTTTCCTGCGTCGTAACGATTTATTCCTAGATAcatattaatggccaaaaatgacgtACAATTAGAAAAAAACGAACTCTGCACTTTCCTTAGTTCCGTCAAGTCTTGGCAACAAATAGTGACTAATGTAAGGAGAAAGGAATACCAGCTACATCATGGGGGgtggacctgaggaccgtcgggacCCAAGCAGGTGACCcaacacactgaccatgactcttcctagaCTAATGTAAGTCACGCTGCGTCCTGGGACTTGCTGGAGTAATTGTCTGTTGTGGGAGGCACTCTGTGTCACGACTTAagttccaccaacacccacaatgatggcgctcctcctccttctgccTCGGCGTCATCCTCAACTCGTTTTCATTGAGATTCAAAACGAGGAATAGGTTTGATGTCAAATCTTTATTGACTCTATAATCAATTTAATAGATTCATTTTATTGTGGTTTCAGTTCTTAGACTGACGATTTTAGTGTAACATTAGCTAAATAGATTTTGTGACGAGATGCAAACGTCGCTGcaaaatattctcgttttctggatAAAATATAGAATGCAATCTCGTTTATGACTAACTAATATGTCTTTACTTAAAATGGAATTAACACAACCGTCGGCAATTTCTACCTGTTGCATTAACAATTTATGGGTCGGAATAAGAAATACGAAACGGAGTCCAATGTTTAGGACTTGCGAGCACTTCATTACTCCTCTACAGAATTATTATAGTATTGTTTTAGTTTTAATTTTCATTCTTGTGCGGCAGTTCGTACAGGACGAATGTCCCGAACTGGAgttgcaggggccagattcaagaagcagttacgcaaacacttacgaacctgtacatcttttatcaatctttggcggctttgtttacaattattaaacagttaatgagctacgaagcaccaggaggatgtttataacaataacaacagttgattgggaagttttcatgcttgtaaactgtttaataaatgtaaccaaagccgtcaaagattgaggaaagatgtacacgttcgtaattacttgcgtaactgcttcgtgaatctggccccaggtcttggAGGTCTCTCAGCGACTTCATTTCCTGCTAGCTCCAAAGGAACTAATTTGTCTAGTGTCGTGAGACTAGTGGTGCCTCTCAACTTTACTTTCACTGTCCTCGAGACACCCTGACTGTCTGGATAGACAGACACTATACGGCTCAGAAGCCACTCCAGGCGTGGACCGTCACTGTCCATCCACAACAACATCGCCAGGTTGTAATTGGATTTTGTTGTAGGAATTGTTAGTCCCGTAGTGGTACTCCCTCAGAGCAGTTAGGTACTCTCGGCTCCAAACTTCCTTCCGCTGACTAATTACTCTGGACAGATGTTTGTAACTCTGAAGACAGTATGTGGAAGTGGTACACTGTACACACTGCATGTACATAtgcacagtgtagatggttaca contains:
- the LOC138366672 gene encoding peritrophin-1-like isoform X2 — translated: MTLYVVSLCVLLAGAWCVADAGPLGTEEPRVPCDPEVSAQCPPQDGYDSVYLPMPTDCSKFCICSGGTAYEKECFPGLVWDDTRNVCNWPNLVDCGTRPIP
- the LOC138366672 gene encoding endochitinase-like isoform X1; protein product: MRRRWSASPPPPPHSEIYSPTPSVLCPSSTQSHSRETSTRVSVACVAPGNMTLYVVSLCVLLAGAWCVADAGPLGTEEPRVPCDPEVSAQCPPQDGYDSVYLPMPTDCSKFCICSGGTAYEKECFPGLVWDDTRNVCNWPNLVDCGTRPIP